A stretch of Polyodon spathula isolate WHYD16114869_AA chromosome 49, ASM1765450v1, whole genome shotgun sequence DNA encodes these proteins:
- the LOC121306715 gene encoding uncharacterized protein LOC121306715: MFNFLQLAVSWARKRRFVSSQQHSGSSRPGQERMDGSAELGMESLRGPETPSSSGKQQKGGAEAVLSEVAVPGGAQSHSNMSVSSCQSHSAQESSTVIEEGNDNLLLSIDNTAGGSVALDLGLDGSGLGCPPELLPSSCFSIPMPMPAGSSEDQDECPICTEPYDGADHRRALLNCKHAVCSSCLDALQESSSRADIGRVSCPLCRQNTPMLEWEIRRMQEEMVSQFSCSAYTSSQQSPLLPLPAPPFPGATLERQLQTTGMSSCLVCLRCPTCLLPMLGRSSSSCPCCYRLSLLEMSCVLLLSLPVIILVLLCTARQ, encoded by the exons ATGTTTAATTTTCTTCAGTTAGCAGTGAGCTGGGCTCGGAAGAGAAG GTTTGTCTCCAGTCAGCAGCATAGTGGCAGCTCTAGACCAGGACAGGAGAGGATGGACGGTTCTGCTGAGCTTGGGATGGAGAGTTTGAGGGGACCAGAGACCCCCTCTTCCAGTGGGAAGCAGCAGAAGGGTGGGGCTGAGGCAGTGCTTTCTGAAGTAGCTGTACCAGGTGGTGCGCAGAGTCACAGTAACATGTCTGTGAGCAGCTGCCAGTCCCATTCTGCTCAGGAGAGCAGTACTGTGATAGAGGAAGGCAATGACAACCTCTTGCTGTCCATTGATAACACAGCAGGAGGCTCTGTTGCTTTAGACCTGGGTCTTGATGGAAGCGGACTGGGCTGCCCTCCTGAGCTGCTGCCCTCCAGCTGCTTCTCCATCCCCATGCCCATGCCAGCGGGATCTTCGGAGGACCAGGACGAGTGCCCGATCTGCACGGAGCCGTACGACGGTGCCGACCACAGGAGGGCGCTACTGAACTGCAAGCACGCGGTGTGCAGCAGCTGTCTGGATGCCTTGCAGGAGAGCAGCAGCAGAGCCGACATCGGCCGGGTGAGCTGCCCGCTCTGCCGCCAGAACACTCCCATGCTGGAGTGGGAGATCCGGAGGATGCAGGAGGAGATGGTGTCCCAGTTCAGCTGCTCTGCATACACTTCCTCCCAGCAGAGCCCCCTGCTCCCTCTGCCAGCCCCTCCCTTCCCTGGGGCCACCCTGGAGAGGCAGCTCCAGACCACAGGCATGTCCAGCTGCCTGGTCTGCCTGCGCTGCCCCACCTGCCTCCTCCCCATGCTGGGCCGGTCCAGCTCCTCCTGCCCCTGCTGCTACAGGCTCTCCCTGCTGGAGATGAGCTGTGTGCTGCTGCTCTCCCTGCCTGTCATCATCCTGGTGCTGCTCTGCACAGCCAGGCAGTGA
- the zgc:92275 gene encoding cholesterol 7-desaturase nvd — protein sequence MERLNISSLLKTSGVLLVSLIAGLLLTGRHLADFVPVDGAALFRPALCVLSGLLLFALVWLYRLMCAPMALLRGADEAGYITQAGRTRAQIANEVRRRRKTGDLPPVYPNGWYRVLDSDMLARGEVKNVTMLGEQVAVFRGEDGQAHVVDAYCPHLGANLAVGGRVVGGCIECPFHGWQFRGEDGKCMHIPYAEKVPEFAQIKPWLSCELNGMVLVWYHCDGMDPTWQIPEQEEITLKKWIYRGRTEHFINCHIQEIPENAADIAHLSHLHTPSILSGVDLRYTNSKVWDFVRHHWEVAWSPEPEPHKHCSRMLVKHWLTIFRRRFPLLDMDVVARQVGPGVVFMTFDLSFLGRGLIVQCVTPVEPLLQCVSHSIFYQANVPAIVPKFILRAECTQFERDLMIWNYKKYVSKPLLVKEDSAIQRHRRWFSQFYSENSPRLSFQQNQLDW from the exons ATGGAGCGCCTCAACATCTCATCGCTTCTTAAAACCAGCGGGGTGTTGCTTGTCAGCCTAATCGCAGGCTTGCTTCTGACGGGCCGTCACTTAGCAGACTTTGTCCCGGTAGATGGAGCAGCCCTCTTCCGACCCGCTCTGTGCGTCCTGTCAGGTCTGCTTCTGTTTGCCTTGGTCTGGCTGTACAGACTGATGTGTGCCCCCATGGCGCTGCTCCGGGGCGCTGATGAGGCCGGCTACATCACCCAAGCGGGTCGGACCCGAGCCCAAATTGCCAATGAGGTGCGGCGGCGGAGGAAGACCGGGGACCTGCCGCCTGTGTATCCGAACGGCTGGTACCGAGTGCTGGACTCGGACATGCTGGCCCGCGGCGAGGTGAAGAACGTCACCATGCTAG GGGAGCAGGTGGCAGTGTTCCGTGGCGAGGACGGTCAGGCTCACGTGGTCGACGCCTACTGCCCTCACCTGGGGGCCAACCTGGCGGTGGGGGGGCGTGTAGTGGGGGGGTGCATCGAGTGCCCCTTCCACGGCTGGCAGTTCCGCGGGGAGGACGGCAAATGCATGCACATCCCCTACGCTGAGAAAG tgcCGGAGTTTGCACAGATCAAGCCGTGGCTGAGCTGTGAGCTCAACGGGATGGTGTTGGTGTGGTACCACTGCGATGGCATGGACCCCACGTGGCAGATCCCAGAGCAGGAGGAGATCACTCTGAAAAAGTGGATCTACCGAGGGAGGACTGAACACTTCATCAACTGTCACATCCAG GAGATCCCGGAGAACGCTGCAGACATTGCACATCTGTCTCACCTGCACACTCCAAGCATTCTGAGCGGAGTCGACCTGCGATACACCAACAGCAAGGTCTGGGACTTCGTCCGACACCACTGGGAG GTGGCGTGGAGTCCAGAGCCAGAACCCCACAAGCACTGCTCTCGGATGCTGGTGAAACACTGGCTCACGATCTTCAGGAGGCGCTTCCCCCTGCTGGATATGGACGTCGTCGCCAGACAG GTTGGCCCAGGTGTGGTGttcatgacctttgacctttcctTCCTGGGCCGTGGGCTTATCGTGCAATGTGTCACCCCTGTGGAGCCCCTGCTACAGTGTGTGTCTCACAGCATCTTCTACCAAGCGAACGTCCCCGCCATTGTGCCCAAGTTCATCCTGCGAGCAGAGTGCACACAG TTCGAGCGTGATCTGATGATCTGGAACTATAAGAAGTATGTGTCCAAGCCGCTGCTGGTGAAGGAGGACTCTGCCATTCAGAGACACCGTCGCTGGTTCAGTCAGTTCTACAGTGAGAACAGCCCTCGCCTGAGCTTCCAGCAGAACCAGCTCGACTGGTGA